In Thermodesulfobacteriota bacterium, the genomic stretch GCTTCAAGCAGAACGCCTATTGGGGCTACAATAACATAAGGAACATCAAGAAGCAGGCCGAGACCGGCGGCATCCCGCTTACGGGCATGGGGAGCGACCTCCCGTACACGATACTTTTCGATAACCTGCTTATCGACGCCTGCCAGGTCACGAACCCCTCCATCGACCCGCTACGCGAGCCGATGGAGCTGCGGACCTACCTCGGCAAGAAGCCGTCGAGCGTGAAGATAGAGAAGGGGAAGGACGGCAAGCTCAAGCTGGCGGAGCCGGCCCCGCCCCAGATAAAGCTCGAGGTCCCGATAATCTTCTCCCCCATGTCCTACGGCTCAATAAGCCTCAACGCCCAGAAGGTGCTCGCGACCGCCGCCAGGGAGTGCGGCATAGTGATGAACACTGGCGAGGGGGGGCTGCACGAGGACCTCGTGCCGTACAGGAAGAACATCATCGTGCAGGTCGCATCCGGCAGGTTCGGCGTTAACCCCGATTACCTGAACGCGGGCGTGGCCGTGGAGATAAAGATAGGCCAGGGCGCAAAGCCGGGCATAGGCGGCCACCTCCCCGGGGAAAAGATCCCGCTCGAGGTCGCGAAGACCAGGATGATACCCGTGGGAACGGACGCTCTCTCTCCGGCCCCGCAGCACGACATCTATTCGATCGAGGATTTAAGGCAGCTCATATATGCCATAAAGGAAGCCACGAACTACAAGCCCGTGTCCGTAAAGATTGCCGCGGTGCATAACGTCGCGGCCATTGCCTCGGGAATAGTGCGGGCAGGCGCCGACATAGTGTACCTGGACGGCTTCAGGGGCGGCACCGGCGCCGCGCCCTCCATCATAAGGGACC encodes the following:
- a CDS encoding glutamate synthase-related protein, whose translation is MFRSLAPPEYLATIDRVKCIRCKRCIQNCGWGVYSWGGDKVLIDTFKCVKCLRCYHYCPEEAIEIKDNPTRFKQNAYWGYNNIRNIKKQAETGGIPLTGMGSDLPYTILFDNLLIDACQVTNPSIDPLREPMELRTYLGKKPSSVKIEKGKDGKLKLAEPAPPQIKLEVPIIFSPMSYGSISLNAQKVLATAARECGIVMNTGEGGLHEDLVPYRKNIIVQVASGRFGVNPDYLNAGVAVEIKIGQGAKPGIGGHLPGEKIPLEVAKTRMIPVGTDALSPAPQHDIYSIEDLRQLIYAIKEATNYKPVSVKIAAVHNVAAIASGIVRAGADIVYLDGFRGGTGAAPSIIRDHLGIPIEHALAAVDDRLRQEGIRNEASIIAAGGIRSSADVAKAIALGADAVGIGTAALITMGCTTCGKCYTGNCSWGITTQRPELTARLDPEVYAERLINLIHAWTHELKEILGALGINSIESLRGNRERLRGVGLDSFTLDILGVKPAGR